A stretch of Aerococcus urinaehominis DNA encodes these proteins:
- a CDS encoding GNAT family N-acetyltransferase, with translation MSDLTHRFAETSDYPAIAAIFNQASQFLADQGVDQWQNRPSLLTSLAQVLETETGHVWLLDDQVQAFCVLAPGDKGYDQYDDWQVSGPYYAVHRLMVADDLRGQGASQQIFQDITNLAKEKGMASLRIDTHPDNLTMQHIIKKQAFNYVTSISITEDNYPRYAYEKAIN, from the coding sequence ATGTCAGATCTAACTCACCGATTTGCTGAGACTAGTGATTATCCCGCTATTGCTGCTATATTTAACCAGGCTAGCCAATTCTTGGCTGACCAGGGGGTTGATCAATGGCAGAATCGGCCTAGCTTATTGACTAGTTTAGCGCAAGTACTTGAAACAGAAACGGGCCATGTCTGGTTACTAGATGACCAGGTCCAAGCCTTTTGTGTTCTGGCACCAGGTGATAAAGGCTATGACCAGTATGATGACTGGCAAGTTAGTGGGCCCTATTATGCCGTTCACCGTCTGATGGTAGCGGATGACTTGCGGGGACAAGGAGCAAGCCAGCAAATTTTCCAGGATATTACAAATTTGGCCAAAGAAAAAGGCATGGCCAGTCTAAGGATCGATACCCATCCTGATAATCTGACCATGCAACATATTATAAAAAAACAAGCTTTTAACTACGTCACGAGCATAAGTATTACTGAAGATAATTATCCGCGCTATGCCTACGAAAAAGCAATCAATTAA
- a CDS encoding SLC13 family permease — translation MEQLILFIRKHSMVILSLSLALLSVIVGRFDWRFINYGVIVTLFGLMLVLGIFAESGLLKQASIFLVTKSANSRRLVQALILVAFLGSFLLPNDIAVLTLLPIYLQLLGYLPRFKGRVLSAALIVVAANLGGVFFPFSNPQNLVIYSHYGINFFEFMMWTLPLMLAGLFGVMVLSLLVAKAPISTQLSSQPVNYRLVIWASIGMLIMVAAVFGLINVYWASLGIAVFVLLFRPHFLRHVDYLLLLTFASFFIVVGNLSELTVVQDWLASNVNQKQTTYLAGVGLSQVISNVPTSILIAPFTEWPRQLLLGVNIGGLGSLVASLANLIGYNIIKPSLAIKTNHYLKVFLLVNLLLLVFLTLLFYPY, via the coding sequence ATGGAACAGCTTATTTTATTCATTAGAAAACATAGTATGGTCATTTTATCTTTGAGCTTAGCATTGCTTAGTGTGATAGTCGGGCGTTTTGATTGGCGCTTTATTAACTATGGCGTTATAGTTACTTTATTTGGCCTAATGTTAGTCTTGGGTATTTTTGCTGAATCAGGACTCCTGAAACAGGCTTCTATTTTCCTAGTCACTAAATCGGCTAATAGCCGTCGCTTGGTTCAAGCCTTAATTCTGGTAGCATTTCTAGGTTCTTTCTTGTTGCCGAATGATATTGCTGTTTTGACCTTGCTTCCTATTTACCTGCAATTGCTGGGTTATTTGCCTAGATTTAAAGGTCGGGTTTTAAGTGCCGCTTTGATAGTAGTAGCTGCTAATTTAGGCGGTGTTTTCTTTCCCTTCTCGAATCCGCAAAATTTAGTGATATACAGCCATTATGGCATCAACTTTTTTGAATTTATGATGTGGACCTTGCCATTAATGCTAGCTGGATTATTCGGTGTTATGGTTTTAAGTTTGCTAGTGGCTAAGGCGCCTATTAGTACCCAACTTTCTAGTCAACCAGTTAATTATCGACTGGTAATCTGGGCTAGTATCGGTATGCTGATTATGGTAGCAGCTGTTTTTGGTTTAATTAATGTCTACTGGGCCAGTTTAGGGATTGCAGTTTTTGTACTTTTGTTCAGGCCCCATTTTCTTAGGCATGTGGATTACTTACTGTTGCTGACATTTGCCAGCTTTTTTATAGTAGTGGGTAATCTCTCTGAATTAACTGTGGTCCAAGATTGGTTGGCTAGTAATGTAAACCAAAAGCAGACCACATATTTAGCGGGGGTTGGCTTGAGCCAAGTCATTTCAAATGTGCCGACAAGCATTTTAATTGCGCCATTTACAGAGTGGCCAAGACAGCTGTTACTGGGGGTTAATATCGGAGGTCTGGGAAGTTTAGTCGCCTCCTTGGCTAACCTAATCGGCTATAATATTATAAAGCCATCTCTTGCTATAAAAACTAACCATTATCTGAAAGTATTCTTGCTGGTAAATCTATTGTTACTTGTATTTTTAACCCTATTGTTTTATCCCTATTAA
- a CDS encoding mechanosensitive ion channel family protein, producing MFQEIIDNMGEGVSNPEEFGRRLLASLGTIALAYLASKLVGLLARKLTSNDDREIMILRLSRLFITLPAIVLLIYIWFQGVGSAAIFIILMVATITLALKDMIVDIVAYFYTIFRHPFRIGDVIEIAGQRGQVVDFDFLQFNLAEMGGLVENIRPTGRYISLPNRFIFEKVLTNYSHDHDFVVVETSILIAFDADRDVALGAAEQVAADHHQAFLDQHDEEELEEFTRFIEGFQNEQATFSRIMMDDNGFRIFVQFCSAYYQIAGRTSEIECQLYDAMVAKGITLPVPLHLPKTD from the coding sequence TTGTTCCAGGAAATTATTGATAATATGGGAGAAGGAGTCAGCAATCCTGAAGAATTTGGACGCCGTCTTTTAGCTTCACTAGGGACCATTGCGCTAGCTTATCTAGCCAGCAAATTGGTAGGCTTGTTAGCGCGTAAACTGACTAGTAACGATGATCGTGAGATTATGATTCTCCGTCTATCACGCCTCTTTATCACTTTGCCAGCTATTGTCCTACTTATTTACATTTGGTTCCAGGGTGTGGGCTCGGCGGCTATTTTCATTATCCTAATGGTTGCCACCATTACCTTGGCGCTCAAAGACATGATCGTTGATATTGTAGCCTATTTCTATACTATTTTTCGCCATCCATTTAGAATTGGAGATGTAATCGAGATTGCTGGCCAACGTGGTCAGGTTGTGGATTTTGATTTTTTACAATTTAATTTAGCTGAAATGGGAGGATTAGTCGAAAATATTCGTCCAACTGGTCGCTATATCTCTCTACCTAACCGATTTATTTTTGAGAAGGTTCTAACTAACTACTCTCACGACCATGATTTCGTGGTAGTTGAAACAAGTATTTTAATTGCCTTTGACGCTGACCGTGACGTGGCCTTGGGGGCTGCTGAGCAGGTGGCAGCTGATCACCATCAAGCCTTCCTTGACCAACACGATGAAGAGGAATTAGAAGAATTTACACGCTTTATTGAAGGTTTTCAAAATGAACAAGCTACTTTCTCCAGAATTATGATGGATGATAATGGCTTTAGAATTTTTGTCCAGTTCTGTTCGGCCTATTACCAAATTGCTGGAAGGACATCTGAAATTGAATGCCAGCTTTATGATGCCATGGTGGCTAAAGGTATTACGCTGCCCGTGCCACTACATCTACCCAAAACGGATTAG
- the adhE gene encoding bifunctional acetaldehyde-CoA/alcohol dehydrogenase, with product MTKKDGKKPEENVTKVIDDLVNKGLEALDEFLELDQEQIDQIVATASVAALDQHGVLAKHAVEETGRGVFEDKATKNLFACEHVGNYMRKQKTVGVISENKTTGITEIAEPVGVICAIVPTTNPTSTTIFKALIALKTRNPIIFSFHPAAVQSSIHAAQVVRDAAVAAGAPENCIQWVEKVSMEATNTLMNHPDIATILATGGNAMVKAAYSCGKPALGVGAGNVPAYVEKTADVKQAAYDIVLSKSFDNGMVCASEQAAIVDKEIYDDFKAEMVSYRSYVVNAEEKAKLEEFCFGAKANSENCAEANLNADIVGRPATWIAEQAGFKVPEGTNILVAECQEVGEKEPLTREKLSPIIALLKANSRQEGLNMARQMVEFHGLGHSAAIHTSDRELAVEFGKLVKAIRVIWNQPSTFGGIGDVYNAFIPSLTLGCGSYGANSVGGNVNALNLLNIKKVGSRQNNMQWFKVPPKIYFERNSIQYLKSMPHTHRVMIIADESMAKLGYLQTVIQQLDRRQDKVIYNTFTDVEPDPDITTVERGAEAIRAFQPDTIIAIGGGSVIDSAKIMWLFYEQPQVNFRHLVQKFMDIRKRAVRFPRLGKKAQFVAIPTTSGTGAEVTPFAVISDKANNMKYPLADYSLTPTIAIIDPAFVDSVPAHVAADTGMDVLTHALEAYVSIMATDYTDGLALQAIKMVFEYLEDSVNNFDPVAREKMHNASTIAGMAFGNAFLGISHSLAHKLGGRFHTVHGRTNAILLPYVIRYNGTRPAKHATWPKYNHYIADKKYQDVAKMLGLPAETAEEGVASLAKAVYDLGERVGINMSIQGQGIDKDEYMKYTEELAYLAYEDQCTPVNPRLALVSDMKEILEDAYYGYKKKPGRLK from the coding sequence ATGACTAAGAAAGATGGAAAGAAGCCTGAAGAAAATGTAACTAAGGTAATAGATGACCTAGTGAACAAAGGTCTGGAGGCTTTGGATGAATTCTTAGAGTTAGATCAAGAGCAGATAGACCAAATTGTGGCTACAGCATCTGTAGCTGCTCTAGATCAGCATGGTGTCTTAGCTAAGCATGCTGTTGAGGAGACAGGTAGGGGTGTCTTTGAGGATAAGGCAACCAAGAACTTATTTGCTTGTGAGCATGTAGGCAACTATATGCGTAAACAAAAAACAGTGGGCGTAATTTCTGAAAATAAGACAACAGGTATTACTGAGATTGCTGAACCTGTAGGCGTAATTTGTGCCATTGTGCCCACTACAAACCCAACTTCGACGACAATCTTTAAAGCCTTGATTGCCTTAAAAACCCGTAATCCAATCATTTTTTCTTTCCACCCAGCTGCAGTTCAATCTTCAATACATGCCGCTCAGGTTGTCCGTGATGCCGCGGTAGCTGCGGGTGCACCTGAAAACTGTATCCAATGGGTTGAGAAAGTCTCTATGGAAGCTACTAATACATTGATGAACCACCCAGATATAGCCACGATCTTGGCCACTGGTGGTAATGCTATGGTCAAAGCAGCTTATTCATGTGGTAAACCAGCTCTTGGTGTTGGCGCTGGGAATGTGCCAGCCTATGTCGAAAAAACAGCTGACGTTAAACAAGCGGCCTATGACATTGTCCTATCTAAATCCTTTGACAATGGTATGGTTTGTGCCTCTGAGCAAGCTGCAATTGTTGATAAGGAAATCTATGATGATTTCAAGGCCGAAATGGTTTCTTATCGCTCATATGTGGTTAATGCTGAAGAAAAAGCTAAATTAGAAGAATTCTGCTTTGGTGCTAAGGCTAACTCAGAAAATTGTGCCGAAGCCAATCTAAATGCAGATATCGTCGGTCGCCCTGCTACTTGGATAGCTGAACAAGCTGGTTTTAAAGTGCCAGAAGGTACTAATATTTTAGTAGCAGAGTGCCAAGAAGTAGGGGAAAAAGAGCCCTTAACCCGTGAAAAATTATCACCAATTATTGCCCTATTGAAGGCTAATAGTCGTCAAGAAGGTTTGAATATGGCGCGTCAAATGGTGGAATTCCACGGTTTAGGCCATTCAGCAGCCATTCATACCAGTGATCGTGAATTAGCTGTTGAATTTGGCAAATTAGTCAAGGCCATCCGTGTAATATGGAACCAGCCATCAACTTTTGGCGGTATTGGGGATGTTTACAATGCTTTTATTCCATCGCTAACATTGGGTTGTGGTTCGTACGGAGCTAACTCAGTCGGTGGTAACGTCAATGCCTTGAATTTACTAAATATCAAAAAAGTGGGGAGTCGGCAAAATAATATGCAATGGTTTAAAGTACCACCAAAAATTTACTTTGAGCGTAATTCAATTCAATACCTCAAATCTATGCCGCATACCCACCGTGTAATGATTATCGCTGACGAATCAATGGCTAAGTTAGGCTACTTACAGACTGTGATTCAACAACTAGATCGTCGCCAGGATAAGGTTATTTATAATACCTTTACAGATGTTGAGCCTGATCCAGACATCACAACTGTTGAACGTGGTGCCGAGGCCATCAGAGCCTTCCAACCTGATACGATTATTGCAATCGGTGGAGGCTCAGTTATCGACTCGGCTAAAATTATGTGGTTATTCTATGAGCAACCACAAGTAAACTTCCGTCATTTAGTTCAAAAATTTATGGATATCAGAAAACGGGCGGTGCGCTTCCCTAGACTTGGTAAAAAAGCCCAATTTGTTGCTATTCCAACAACTTCTGGTACTGGGGCTGAAGTGACACCATTTGCAGTTATTTCGGACAAGGCTAATAACATGAAATATCCATTAGCAGATTATTCATTAACGCCTACAATTGCCATTATAGATCCAGCATTTGTTGATAGTGTGCCAGCCCATGTTGCTGCTGATACTGGTATGGATGTTCTAACCCATGCTTTAGAGGCTTATGTATCTATTATGGCAACTGATTATACAGATGGCTTGGCTTTACAGGCGATTAAGATGGTATTTGAATATCTAGAAGATTCAGTGAATAACTTTGATCCGGTAGCGCGGGAGAAAATGCATAATGCTTCTACTATCGCGGGTATGGCCTTTGGTAATGCCTTCCTAGGTATTTCTCACTCCCTAGCCCATAAGCTTGGCGGTCGCTTCCATACTGTTCATGGCCGAACCAATGCTATCCTGCTACCATATGTTATTCGGTATAATGGTACCCGTCCAGCTAAGCATGCCACCTGGCCAAAATATAACCACTATATCGCTGATAAAAAATATCAAGATGTGGCTAAAATGTTAGGTTTACCAGCTGAAACTGCTGAAGAAGGTGTCGCTTCGTTAGCTAAGGCGGTTTATGATTTGGGTGAACGAGTAGGTATTAATATGTCTATCCAAGGTCAAGGCATTGACAAGGATGAGTACATGAAATATACAGAAGAGCTAGCTTATTTAGCTTATGAAGATCAGTGTACGCCAGTTAATCCTCGTCTCGCGCTTGTTTCTGATATGAAAGAAATTTTAGAAGATGCCTACTATGGTTATAAGAAAAAACCAGGCCGACTTAAATAA
- a CDS encoding thymidine kinase, producing the protein MAQLYFRYGAMNSGKSIELMKVAHNYEEQDKKVLVFTSATDNRSGQGIIASRVGWERPAYALSSQDDLFDLVSKKSEDQRVSCVLIDEAQFLSRAQIIQAARVVDILDIPVMCFGLKNNFLNHLFEGSKTLLEFADKIEEIKTICWYCERKATMNMRIVDGRPVYEGDEIQIGGNESYLPVCRRHYMQGYPDGQ; encoded by the coding sequence TTGGCACAGTTATATTTTAGATATGGCGCAATGAACTCAGGGAAATCAATTGAGCTGATGAAAGTTGCCCATAATTATGAAGAACAGGATAAAAAAGTTTTAGTCTTCACTTCAGCAACCGACAATCGTTCCGGTCAGGGCATAATTGCTAGTCGAGTAGGCTGGGAGCGCCCAGCCTATGCCTTATCTAGTCAGGATGATCTTTTTGATTTAGTAAGTAAGAAGAGTGAGGACCAACGTGTTTCTTGCGTCTTAATTGATGAAGCCCAGTTTTTAAGTCGAGCGCAAATTATTCAGGCTGCACGGGTGGTAGATATACTAGATATCCCGGTGATGTGTTTTGGTTTAAAAAATAATTTTTTAAATCATCTGTTTGAAGGCTCTAAAACCTTACTAGAATTTGCGGATAAAATAGAAGAGATAAAAACGATATGCTGGTACTGTGAGCGCAAAGCAACTATGAATATGCGGATTGTTGATGGACGACCAGTATATGAAGGTGATGAAATTCAAATTGGCGGTAATGAATCATATTTGCCAGTTTGTCGACGTCACTATATGCAAGGCTACCCAGACGGCCAATAA
- a CDS encoding MFS transporter, which translates to MDKQYKKLIAAAMLLLGAGWGLNSNVSSVFIEPIASDLGVLHGDVSLHMTLIVFTNAILGPLAPKILQRVKYKHLIIVGVALMAAAAFLSSQITAVWQLNLLGIVRGAALGLIGTVPMAILINNWFVSKHGFVSSLIFASSGIGGALFSPIIAQIIEHLGWRWAYIFVAIGLILCAIPCISIDFALTPEEVGHQPYQRLSEHSQGPSSGQTNNGLSSFSYQSPVYWLILIAGLFATALVGLTSHMPTIAGFSGFSLTVGSLLLSMVMIGNIVFKLGIGTISDRTSPTTAFLVIACICQLGLALIAIGQSPLIMLVGGLLFGSIYAMIAVGTQLLIKEIFGTESFAKAFAAISVIQGVGGALTVTLYGYSFDFLQAAQPAIYTSMVLLALAMLAIFSAKKLAQSK; encoded by the coding sequence ATGGATAAGCAGTATAAAAAACTAATTGCTGCCGCCATGCTCTTGTTGGGAGCTGGTTGGGGACTAAATTCTAATGTTTCTAGTGTGTTCATTGAACCTATAGCTTCTGACTTAGGTGTTTTGCATGGGGATGTGTCTTTACATATGACGCTGATAGTATTCACTAATGCCATATTAGGGCCCTTAGCACCAAAAATTTTACAGCGAGTTAAGTACAAACACTTGATTATTGTGGGTGTTGCTCTTATGGCAGCCGCGGCATTTTTGTCATCTCAAATTACGGCTGTTTGGCAGCTTAACTTATTAGGGATTGTGCGTGGAGCGGCCTTGGGCTTAATTGGAACAGTGCCTATGGCGATTTTAATTAACAACTGGTTTGTTTCTAAGCATGGTTTTGTCTCTAGTCTAATCTTTGCCTCGTCTGGAATTGGGGGGGCCTTATTTTCTCCTATTATTGCGCAAATTATTGAACATCTGGGTTGGCGCTGGGCTTATATTTTTGTTGCAATCGGTTTGATACTGTGCGCTATTCCTTGTATAAGTATAGATTTCGCTTTAACCCCTGAAGAGGTCGGTCATCAGCCCTACCAGCGCTTGAGTGAGCATAGCCAGGGCCCTAGCTCTGGTCAAACAAATAATGGCTTAAGTTCTTTTTCGTATCAATCACCGGTTTATTGGTTAATCTTAATAGCTGGACTGTTCGCGACGGCCTTAGTTGGTCTTACTTCTCATATGCCAACAATCGCTGGGTTTTCTGGCTTTAGTTTAACAGTTGGTTCCCTACTCTTATCAATGGTTATGATTGGAAATATTGTGTTTAAATTAGGGATAGGAACGATTTCTGACCGGACTAGCCCGACGACTGCTTTTTTAGTTATTGCCTGTATTTGTCAACTAGGTTTGGCCCTAATAGCTATTGGCCAGTCGCCTTTAATTATGTTAGTAGGCGGGTTATTGTTCGGTTCAATTTATGCTATGATCGCAGTAGGTACCCAGTTACTTATCAAGGAAATCTTTGGAACAGAATCCTTTGCTAAGGCTTTTGCTGCTATTTCAGTCATTCAAGGTGTGGGTGGCGCCTTGACAGTAACTTTATATGGTTATAGTTTTGACTTTTTACAAGCCGCTCAGCCAGCTATTTATACTTCTATGGTATTATTAGCTTTGGCTATGCTAGCTATCTTTTCTGCTAAGAAATTAGCTCAGTCTAAATAG
- a CDS encoding SprT family protein yields the protein MVILSNEALQDFVESQSLTYFKRPFSHLAVWNKRLRSTGGRYHLNDHHLDFNPRVLADHGWTVFAGIVRHELCHYHLHLTGKGYRHSDQDFKDLLQQVEGLRHVPSPKIIHHKYHYRCLECGQDFWRQRRLDISHFVCGNCRSKIHLIKQM from the coding sequence ATGGTAATATTAAGTAACGAGGCGCTCCAGGATTTTGTAGAAAGTCAGTCTTTGACTTATTTTAAGCGACCTTTTAGCCATCTAGCCGTATGGAATAAGCGCCTGCGTTCAACCGGTGGTCGCTACCACCTCAATGATCACCATCTGGATTTCAACCCTAGGGTTTTGGCTGACCATGGTTGGACGGTTTTTGCTGGTATTGTTCGCCATGAACTCTGCCATTATCACTTGCACTTAACAGGGAAGGGCTACCGACATAGCGACCAAGATTTTAAAGACTTGTTGCAACAAGTCGAAGGTCTCCGCCATGTGCCTAGTCCAAAAATAATACATCATAAGTATCACTACCGGTGTCTAGAATGTGGTCAGGATTTTTGGCGCCAGCGTCGCCTGGATATTAGCCACTTTGTGTGTGGCAATTGCCGGAGTAAAATACATCTAATTAAGCAAATGTAA
- a CDS encoding Tex family protein: MERLPDYQAKQVTNVLDMLAEGNTVPFIARYRKEQTGSLDEVQIREIEESYQYVSHLEDRRETIIKAIKEQDKLTPALEKKIKAADQLTKLEDLYAPYKQKRRTKATVAKEAGLEPLASLIFSNPARLDIESEANQYLNEEIKNTDEALAGAHEIMAEWVSEDADIRAQLRETMSRFGLLTSRKIKNDHDQQGVYEVYYDFSSPVPKVKSYQVLALNRAEKEKVLKVDIEIDKDLVSRYIQARYIKHKDSPTAELIQHAIDDALARFLLPAIIREIRSDLTSQAEDHAIETFNDNLSHLLMQPPMKGQTVMGWDPAFRTGCKLAIVDATGKVLAKDVIYPHKPVNKKEEASEAFRKLIADYGVETIAIGNGTASRESEAFVADQIKAYDLPIHFVIVNESGASVYSASEIAREEFPDYNVEERSAVSIAHRLQDPLAELVKIEPQAIGVGQYQHDIAPKKLADNLDFTVDVIVNRVGVNVNTASPSLLEHVAGLTKAVAKNITNYREEHGIYTNRKQLLDVPRLGPKAYEQSAGFLRVVNGDNILDNTGIHPESYQVTERMLADQGIDINNLASQTNQEKLKALDPDQLSEDYNLGAETWTDILEGLLAPGRDLRDDIEAPVLRSDVLEMKDLKPGMALQGTVRNVVDFGAFVDIGVKEDGLVHISRLSQDFVKNPKDVVSLGDIVTVWVQDVDLAKNRISLSMVGPDKDGNIK; this comes from the coding sequence ATGGAACGTTTACCTGATTATCAGGCTAAGCAAGTTACAAATGTATTAGACATGTTGGCCGAAGGAAACACAGTTCCCTTCATTGCGCGCTATCGCAAGGAGCAAACAGGGTCATTGGATGAGGTTCAAATTAGAGAAATTGAGGAATCTTACCAGTATGTTAGCCACTTAGAAGATCGTCGTGAGACTATTATTAAGGCGATAAAAGAACAAGACAAGCTAACGCCAGCATTGGAAAAGAAGATTAAGGCAGCCGACCAGTTGACCAAGTTAGAAGATTTGTATGCACCCTACAAGCAGAAGCGTCGCACCAAGGCAACAGTTGCTAAAGAAGCTGGCTTAGAACCATTGGCTAGTCTGATTTTTTCTAATCCAGCTCGTCTTGATATCGAATCTGAAGCTAACCAATACTTAAATGAAGAAATTAAAAATACTGATGAAGCATTGGCTGGGGCTCATGAAATCATGGCTGAATGGGTATCAGAGGACGCTGATATTCGGGCCCAATTAAGAGAAACCATGTCGAGATTCGGTCTGCTGACGAGTCGCAAAATAAAAAATGATCATGACCAGCAGGGTGTTTATGAAGTTTACTATGACTTTTCTAGCCCTGTGCCTAAAGTAAAGTCCTATCAAGTGCTCGCTTTAAATCGGGCTGAAAAAGAAAAGGTTCTTAAAGTTGATATCGAAATTGATAAAGATTTGGTCTCCCGTTATATTCAAGCGCGTTACATTAAGCATAAGGATAGTCCGACAGCTGAGCTTATCCAACATGCAATTGATGATGCCTTGGCTCGGTTTTTACTGCCAGCCATTATCCGTGAGATTCGTTCTGACCTGACTAGCCAGGCTGAAGACCATGCCATTGAGACTTTTAACGACAATCTTTCTCATTTATTGATGCAGCCGCCGATGAAGGGGCAAACCGTAATGGGCTGGGATCCAGCTTTTAGAACTGGCTGTAAATTAGCGATTGTTGATGCCACAGGTAAAGTATTGGCCAAGGATGTTATCTATCCTCATAAACCAGTTAATAAGAAGGAAGAGGCCAGTGAGGCTTTTAGAAAGTTAATTGCCGATTATGGGGTTGAAACGATTGCGATTGGCAATGGTACCGCTAGTCGGGAGTCCGAGGCCTTTGTAGCAGACCAAATTAAGGCATATGATTTGCCCATTCATTTTGTAATTGTTAATGAATCAGGCGCATCTGTCTACTCAGCTTCAGAAATAGCGCGAGAAGAATTTCCAGATTACAATGTAGAAGAGCGATCAGCGGTTTCAATTGCCCATCGCTTGCAAGATCCATTAGCTGAATTAGTAAAAATTGAACCCCAAGCAATTGGCGTCGGACAATACCAACATGATATCGCGCCTAAAAAATTAGCTGACAATCTAGACTTTACTGTAGATGTGATTGTTAACCGGGTTGGTGTCAATGTGAATACTGCCAGCCCTTCTCTCTTAGAGCATGTTGCTGGACTCACTAAAGCAGTAGCTAAAAACATTACCAATTATCGAGAAGAGCATGGCATTTACACTAACCGTAAGCAACTTTTAGATGTGCCTCGGTTGGGCCCTAAAGCATACGAGCAGTCAGCAGGCTTTTTGAGAGTTGTTAATGGAGATAATATTTTAGATAATACAGGTATCCACCCAGAAAGTTACCAGGTAACTGAGCGGATGCTAGCTGATCAAGGTATAGATATTAATAACTTGGCTAGCCAAACCAATCAAGAAAAATTAAAGGCTCTAGATCCGGACCAACTAAGTGAAGACTATAATTTAGGAGCAGAGACCTGGACCGATATTTTGGAAGGTTTGCTAGCACCGGGTCGTGATTTGCGTGATGACATCGAGGCTCCGGTATTAAGATCTGATGTTCTAGAAATGAAGGACTTAAAGCCAGGTATGGCCTTGCAGGGAACAGTGCGCAATGTGGTCGATTTTGGTGCTTTTGTTGACATTGGGGTTAAAGAAGATGGTTTAGTTCATATTTCTCGCTTAAGCCAGGATTTCGTCAAAAATCCCAAAGATGTTGTGTCACTTGGCGATATTGTAACTGTGTGGGTGCAAGATGTAGATCTGGCTAAAAATAGGATTTCACTATCAATGGTAGGTCCAGATAAAGATGGTAATATTAAGTAA